A section of the Gallus gallus isolate bGalGal1 chromosome 4, bGalGal1.mat.broiler.GRCg7b, whole genome shotgun sequence genome encodes:
- the ARHGEF6 gene encoding rho guanine nucleotide exchange factor 6 isoform X2, producing MNPEEQVVTWLISLGVLNSPKKIVDDPEEFLKTSLKDGTVLCKLIHRLLPGSAEKYCLEPKNEADCISNIQEFLRGCAVLKVELFEPHDLYSGEQFSKVLSTLTAVNKATEDQPSEGPCSHPSALSSAAGGAHTDSNSTASQSAKVLRRQSKAVEMTENGSHQLVVKARFNFKQTNEDELSVNKGDIIYVTRVEEGGWWEGTLNGKTGWFPSNYVREIKSTDKPLSPKALKGLESTQLTKNYYPVVLQNILETERDYAKELQSLLGTYLRPLQSYDKLSAVDIASLLGNVEEISAFQQTLNQALEDVAKLPENQQRVGGCFMNLMAQFRSLYLTYCANHPSAVSVLTQHSDELEKFMESQGAANPGILILTTSLSKPFLRLDKYVTLLQELERHMEEAHADHEDVLKAITSFKSLVSQCQELRKRKQLELQILSESIQRWEGEDIKTMGNIIYMSQVMVQSGGSEEKEERYFLLFSNVLLMLSASPRMSGFIYQGRLPLTGMTLTKLEDAEGNEHMFEIAGNMMERITVSCSTSQDLHEWLEHLQRLTKGTCNTVSKTQSWSAHSTFGSTGQIRGPLEPPKILKPWSLSCLRPAPPLRPSAALSYKEDSSKSPKTMKKFLPKRKTERKASDEEFVIRKSTAALEEDAQILKVIEAYCTGAGFQQALSSGSRKDSIPQVLLPEEEKIIIEETRSNGQTVTEEKSLVDTVYALKDEVKELKQENKRMKQCLEEELKSRKDLEKLVRRLLKQTDECSREETGRKSSLIA from the exons ATGAATCCAGAAGAGCAAGTGGTAACGTGGCTCATTTCCTTAGGAGTTCTGAACTCCCCTAAGAAAATAGTTGATGATCCGGAGGAGTTCCTGAAAACTTCTCTGAAGGATGGAACCGTGCTGTGCAAACTCATCCATCGGCTCCTTCCGGGATCTGCAGAGAAG TATTGTCTGGAGCCTAAAAATGAAGCTGATTGCATCAGTAATATTCAAGAGTTCTTGAGGGGCTGTGCAGTTCTTAAAGTGGAG CTGTTTGAGCCGCATGATCTGTACAGCGGAGAACAGTTCTCCAAGGTCCTGAGTACACTGACAGCTGTAAATAAAGCTACTGAAG ACCAGCCGTCCGAAGGGCCATGTTCACATCCATCAGCTCTTAGCTCTGCGGCTGGAGGTGCCCACACCGACTCCAACAGCACAGCCTCACAGTCAGCAAAGGTGCTAAGGAGGCAGTCCAAGGCTGTG GAGATGACCGAGAATGGCAGTCATCAGCTGGTGGTAAAGGCCAGGTTCAACTTTAAGCAGACCAATGAGGATGAACTCTCCGTTAACAAAGGAGACATTATTTATGTCACCCGGGTTGAGGAAGGGGGctggtgggaagggaccttgaatGGAAAAACAGGCTGGTTCCCAAGCAACTACGTCAGAGAAATCAAATCCACCG ataaACCACTCTCTCCCAAAGCATTAAAAGGACTTGAAAGCACTCAGCTGACAAAGAATTATTACCCTGTG GTGTTGCAAAATATTCTGGAAACAGAACGAGATTATGCGAAGGAACTACAGTCGCTTCTGGGAACTTACTTAAGACCCCTCCAGTCTTATGATAA GCTCAGTGCTGTGGACATCGCCTCACTGCTGGGAAATGTGGAGGAAatcagtgcatttcagcaaacCCTGAACCAAGCCTTGGAAGATGTTGCAAA GCTCCCTGAGAACCAGCAGCGTGTGGGAGGCTGCTTTATGAACCTGATGGCCCAGTTCCGCTCCCTGTACCTGACGTACTGCGCGAACCACCCTTCTGCTGTCAGTGTCCTCACACAGCACAG CGATGAGCTGGAGAAGTTCATGGAGAGCCAGGGTGCGGCCAACCCAGGCATTCTCATCTTAACCACAAGCCTCAGCAAACCCTTCCTGAGGCTGGACAAATACGTGACGcttctgcaggagctggagcgGCACATGGAG GAGGCGCATGCAGATCACGAAGACGTCCTGAAAGCCATCACATCCTTCAAGTCTCTTGTG TCGCAGTGCCAGGAGCTGAGGAAGAGGAAACAACTTGAGCTGCAGATCCTTTCCGAATCCATCCAGCgctgggaaggagaggacaTAAAAACAATGGGAAACATCATCTACATGTCCCAGGTCATGGTGCAGAGCGGGGGGAGCGAG GAGAAAGAAGAGCGatatttcttgctgttttcaaaTGTTCTGCTCATGCTGTCTGCAAGCCCGCGGATGAGCGGGTTCATCTATCAG GGAAGGCTGCCTTTAACGGGAATGACGCTGACAAAGCTGGAAGATGCTGAAGGGAACGAGCACATGTTTGAAATTGCAG GGAACATGATGGAGCGCATCACTGtgtcctgcagcaccagccagGACTTGCACGAGTGGCTTGAGCACTTGCAGAGGCTGACCAAAGGGACGTGCAACACCGTGTCCAAAACACAGTCCTGGAGCGCCCATTCG ACATTTGGCTCCACCGGACAGATCCGTGGCCCCCTGGAGCCTCCCAAAATCCTCAAACCCTGGAGCTTGAGCTGCCTCCGTCCCGCTCCTCCCCTCCGACCGTCGGCAGCGCTGAGTTACAAAGAG GACTCCAGCAAAAGTCCAAAAACCATGAAGAAGTTTCTTCCAAAAAGGAAAACGGAGAGAAAAGCATCAGACGAAGAGTTTGTCATCAGGAAAA GTACTGCTGCACTGGAGGAAGATGCTCAGATCCTAAAGGTGATCGAGGCGTACTGCACCGGGGCGGGCTTCCAGCAGGCACTCAGCTCAG GCTCCCGTAAGGACTCCAtcccccaagtccttcttccCGAAGAGGAGAAAATCATCATCGAGGAAACGAGGAGCAATGGTCAGACTGTCACGGAGGAGAA gaGCCTTGTTGACACAGTTTATGCACTGAAGGACGAAGTGAAGGAACTGAAACAG GAGAACAAAAGGATGAAGCAGTGTTtggaggaagagctgaagtCCCGGAAGGACCTGGAGAAGCTGGTGCGGCGGCTGCTGAAGCAGACAGATGagtgcagcagggaggagacGGGACGCAAGTCATCGCTGATTGCCTGA
- the ARHGEF6 gene encoding rho guanine nucleotide exchange factor 6 produces MNPEEQVVTWLISLGVLNSPKKIVDDPEEFLKTSLKDGTVLCKLIHRLLPGSAEKYCLEPKNEADCISNIQEFLRGCAVLKVELFEPHDLYSGEQFSKVLSTLTAVNKATEDQPSEGPCSHPSALSSAAGGAHTDSNSTASQSAKEMTENGSHQLVVKARFNFKQTNEDELSVNKGDIIYVTRVEEGGWWEGTLNGKTGWFPSNYVREIKSTDKPLSPKALKGLESTQLTKNYYPVVLQNILETERDYAKELQSLLGTYLRPLQSYDKLSAVDIASLLGNVEEISAFQQTLNQALEDVAKLPENQQRVGGCFMNLMAQFRSLYLTYCANHPSAVSVLTQHSDELEKFMESQGAANPGILILTTSLSKPFLRLDKYVTLLQELERHMEEAHADHEDVLKAITSFKSLVSQCQELRKRKQLELQILSESIQRWEGEDIKTMGNIIYMSQVMVQSGGSEEKEERYFLLFSNVLLMLSASPRMSGFIYQGRLPLTGMTLTKLEDAEGNEHMFEIAGNMMERITVSCSTSQDLHEWLEHLQRLTKGTCNTVSKTQSWSAHSTFGSTGQIRGPLEPPKILKPWSLSCLRPAPPLRPSAALSYKERMSYILKDSSKSPKTMKKFLPKRKTERKASDEEFVIRKSTAALEEDAQILKVIEAYCTGAGFQQALSSGSRKDSIPQVLLPEEEKIIIEETRSNGQTVTEEKSLVDTVYALKDEVKELKQENKRMKQCLEEELKSRKDLEKLVRRLLKQTDECSREETGRKSSLIA; encoded by the exons ATGAATCCAGAAGAGCAAGTGGTAACGTGGCTCATTTCCTTAGGAGTTCTGAACTCCCCTAAGAAAATAGTTGATGATCCGGAGGAGTTCCTGAAAACTTCTCTGAAGGATGGAACCGTGCTGTGCAAACTCATCCATCGGCTCCTTCCGGGATCTGCAGAGAAG TATTGTCTGGAGCCTAAAAATGAAGCTGATTGCATCAGTAATATTCAAGAGTTCTTGAGGGGCTGTGCAGTTCTTAAAGTGGAG CTGTTTGAGCCGCATGATCTGTACAGCGGAGAACAGTTCTCCAAGGTCCTGAGTACACTGACAGCTGTAAATAAAGCTACTGAAG ACCAGCCGTCCGAAGGGCCATGTTCACATCCATCAGCTCTTAGCTCTGCGGCTGGAGGTGCCCACACCGACTCCAACAGCACAGCCTCACAGTCAGCAAAG GAGATGACCGAGAATGGCAGTCATCAGCTGGTGGTAAAGGCCAGGTTCAACTTTAAGCAGACCAATGAGGATGAACTCTCCGTTAACAAAGGAGACATTATTTATGTCACCCGGGTTGAGGAAGGGGGctggtgggaagggaccttgaatGGAAAAACAGGCTGGTTCCCAAGCAACTACGTCAGAGAAATCAAATCCACCG ataaACCACTCTCTCCCAAAGCATTAAAAGGACTTGAAAGCACTCAGCTGACAAAGAATTATTACCCTGTG GTGTTGCAAAATATTCTGGAAACAGAACGAGATTATGCGAAGGAACTACAGTCGCTTCTGGGAACTTACTTAAGACCCCTCCAGTCTTATGATAA GCTCAGTGCTGTGGACATCGCCTCACTGCTGGGAAATGTGGAGGAAatcagtgcatttcagcaaacCCTGAACCAAGCCTTGGAAGATGTTGCAAA GCTCCCTGAGAACCAGCAGCGTGTGGGAGGCTGCTTTATGAACCTGATGGCCCAGTTCCGCTCCCTGTACCTGACGTACTGCGCGAACCACCCTTCTGCTGTCAGTGTCCTCACACAGCACAG CGATGAGCTGGAGAAGTTCATGGAGAGCCAGGGTGCGGCCAACCCAGGCATTCTCATCTTAACCACAAGCCTCAGCAAACCCTTCCTGAGGCTGGACAAATACGTGACGcttctgcaggagctggagcgGCACATGGAG GAGGCGCATGCAGATCACGAAGACGTCCTGAAAGCCATCACATCCTTCAAGTCTCTTGTG TCGCAGTGCCAGGAGCTGAGGAAGAGGAAACAACTTGAGCTGCAGATCCTTTCCGAATCCATCCAGCgctgggaaggagaggacaTAAAAACAATGGGAAACATCATCTACATGTCCCAGGTCATGGTGCAGAGCGGGGGGAGCGAG GAGAAAGAAGAGCGatatttcttgctgttttcaaaTGTTCTGCTCATGCTGTCTGCAAGCCCGCGGATGAGCGGGTTCATCTATCAG GGAAGGCTGCCTTTAACGGGAATGACGCTGACAAAGCTGGAAGATGCTGAAGGGAACGAGCACATGTTTGAAATTGCAG GGAACATGATGGAGCGCATCACTGtgtcctgcagcaccagccagGACTTGCACGAGTGGCTTGAGCACTTGCAGAGGCTGACCAAAGGGACGTGCAACACCGTGTCCAAAACACAGTCCTGGAGCGCCCATTCG ACATTTGGCTCCACCGGACAGATCCGTGGCCCCCTGGAGCCTCCCAAAATCCTCAAACCCTGGAGCTTGAGCTGCCTCCGTCCCGCTCCTCCCCTCCGACCGTCGGCAGCGCTGAGTTACAAAGAG AGGATGTCTTATATCTTGAAG GACTCCAGCAAAAGTCCAAAAACCATGAAGAAGTTTCTTCCAAAAAGGAAAACGGAGAGAAAAGCATCAGACGAAGAGTTTGTCATCAGGAAAA GTACTGCTGCACTGGAGGAAGATGCTCAGATCCTAAAGGTGATCGAGGCGTACTGCACCGGGGCGGGCTTCCAGCAGGCACTCAGCTCAG GCTCCCGTAAGGACTCCAtcccccaagtccttcttccCGAAGAGGAGAAAATCATCATCGAGGAAACGAGGAGCAATGGTCAGACTGTCACGGAGGAGAA gaGCCTTGTTGACACAGTTTATGCACTGAAGGACGAAGTGAAGGAACTGAAACAG GAGAACAAAAGGATGAAGCAGTGTTtggaggaagagctgaagtCCCGGAAGGACCTGGAGAAGCTGGTGCGGCGGCTGCTGAAGCAGACAGATGagtgcagcagggaggagacGGGACGCAAGTCATCGCTGATTGCCTGA
- the ARHGEF6 gene encoding rho guanine nucleotide exchange factor 6 isoform X1, with protein sequence MNPEEQVVTWLISLGVLNSPKKIVDDPEEFLKTSLKDGTVLCKLIHRLLPGSAEKYCLEPKNEADCISNIQEFLRGCAVLKVELFEPHDLYSGEQFSKVLSTLTAVNKATEDQPSEGPCSHPSALSSAAGGAHTDSNSTASQSAKVLRRQSKAVEMTENGSHQLVVKARFNFKQTNEDELSVNKGDIIYVTRVEEGGWWEGTLNGKTGWFPSNYVREIKSTDKPLSPKALKGLESTQLTKNYYPVVLQNILETERDYAKELQSLLGTYLRPLQSYDKLSAVDIASLLGNVEEISAFQQTLNQALEDVAKLPENQQRVGGCFMNLMAQFRSLYLTYCANHPSAVSVLTQHSDELEKFMESQGAANPGILILTTSLSKPFLRLDKYVTLLQELERHMEEAHADHEDVLKAITSFKSLVSQCQELRKRKQLELQILSESIQRWEGEDIKTMGNIIYMSQVMVQSGGSEEKEERYFLLFSNVLLMLSASPRMSGFIYQGRLPLTGMTLTKLEDAEGNEHMFEIAGNMMERITVSCSTSQDLHEWLEHLQRLTKGTCNTVSKTQSWSAHSTFGSTGQIRGPLEPPKILKPWSLSCLRPAPPLRPSAALSYKERMSYILKDSSKSPKTMKKFLPKRKTERKASDEEFVIRKSTAALEEDAQILKVIEAYCTGAGFQQALSSGSRKDSIPQVLLPEEEKIIIEETRSNGQTVTEEKSLVDTVYALKDEVKELKQENKRMKQCLEEELKSRKDLEKLVRRLLKQTDECSREETGRKSSLIA encoded by the exons ATGAATCCAGAAGAGCAAGTGGTAACGTGGCTCATTTCCTTAGGAGTTCTGAACTCCCCTAAGAAAATAGTTGATGATCCGGAGGAGTTCCTGAAAACTTCTCTGAAGGATGGAACCGTGCTGTGCAAACTCATCCATCGGCTCCTTCCGGGATCTGCAGAGAAG TATTGTCTGGAGCCTAAAAATGAAGCTGATTGCATCAGTAATATTCAAGAGTTCTTGAGGGGCTGTGCAGTTCTTAAAGTGGAG CTGTTTGAGCCGCATGATCTGTACAGCGGAGAACAGTTCTCCAAGGTCCTGAGTACACTGACAGCTGTAAATAAAGCTACTGAAG ACCAGCCGTCCGAAGGGCCATGTTCACATCCATCAGCTCTTAGCTCTGCGGCTGGAGGTGCCCACACCGACTCCAACAGCACAGCCTCACAGTCAGCAAAGGTGCTAAGGAGGCAGTCCAAGGCTGTG GAGATGACCGAGAATGGCAGTCATCAGCTGGTGGTAAAGGCCAGGTTCAACTTTAAGCAGACCAATGAGGATGAACTCTCCGTTAACAAAGGAGACATTATTTATGTCACCCGGGTTGAGGAAGGGGGctggtgggaagggaccttgaatGGAAAAACAGGCTGGTTCCCAAGCAACTACGTCAGAGAAATCAAATCCACCG ataaACCACTCTCTCCCAAAGCATTAAAAGGACTTGAAAGCACTCAGCTGACAAAGAATTATTACCCTGTG GTGTTGCAAAATATTCTGGAAACAGAACGAGATTATGCGAAGGAACTACAGTCGCTTCTGGGAACTTACTTAAGACCCCTCCAGTCTTATGATAA GCTCAGTGCTGTGGACATCGCCTCACTGCTGGGAAATGTGGAGGAAatcagtgcatttcagcaaacCCTGAACCAAGCCTTGGAAGATGTTGCAAA GCTCCCTGAGAACCAGCAGCGTGTGGGAGGCTGCTTTATGAACCTGATGGCCCAGTTCCGCTCCCTGTACCTGACGTACTGCGCGAACCACCCTTCTGCTGTCAGTGTCCTCACACAGCACAG CGATGAGCTGGAGAAGTTCATGGAGAGCCAGGGTGCGGCCAACCCAGGCATTCTCATCTTAACCACAAGCCTCAGCAAACCCTTCCTGAGGCTGGACAAATACGTGACGcttctgcaggagctggagcgGCACATGGAG GAGGCGCATGCAGATCACGAAGACGTCCTGAAAGCCATCACATCCTTCAAGTCTCTTGTG TCGCAGTGCCAGGAGCTGAGGAAGAGGAAACAACTTGAGCTGCAGATCCTTTCCGAATCCATCCAGCgctgggaaggagaggacaTAAAAACAATGGGAAACATCATCTACATGTCCCAGGTCATGGTGCAGAGCGGGGGGAGCGAG GAGAAAGAAGAGCGatatttcttgctgttttcaaaTGTTCTGCTCATGCTGTCTGCAAGCCCGCGGATGAGCGGGTTCATCTATCAG GGAAGGCTGCCTTTAACGGGAATGACGCTGACAAAGCTGGAAGATGCTGAAGGGAACGAGCACATGTTTGAAATTGCAG GGAACATGATGGAGCGCATCACTGtgtcctgcagcaccagccagGACTTGCACGAGTGGCTTGAGCACTTGCAGAGGCTGACCAAAGGGACGTGCAACACCGTGTCCAAAACACAGTCCTGGAGCGCCCATTCG ACATTTGGCTCCACCGGACAGATCCGTGGCCCCCTGGAGCCTCCCAAAATCCTCAAACCCTGGAGCTTGAGCTGCCTCCGTCCCGCTCCTCCCCTCCGACCGTCGGCAGCGCTGAGTTACAAAGAG AGGATGTCTTATATCTTGAAG GACTCCAGCAAAAGTCCAAAAACCATGAAGAAGTTTCTTCCAAAAAGGAAAACGGAGAGAAAAGCATCAGACGAAGAGTTTGTCATCAGGAAAA GTACTGCTGCACTGGAGGAAGATGCTCAGATCCTAAAGGTGATCGAGGCGTACTGCACCGGGGCGGGCTTCCAGCAGGCACTCAGCTCAG GCTCCCGTAAGGACTCCAtcccccaagtccttcttccCGAAGAGGAGAAAATCATCATCGAGGAAACGAGGAGCAATGGTCAGACTGTCACGGAGGAGAA gaGCCTTGTTGACACAGTTTATGCACTGAAGGACGAAGTGAAGGAACTGAAACAG GAGAACAAAAGGATGAAGCAGTGTTtggaggaagagctgaagtCCCGGAAGGACCTGGAGAAGCTGGTGCGGCGGCTGCTGAAGCAGACAGATGagtgcagcagggaggagacGGGACGCAAGTCATCGCTGATTGCCTGA
- the ARHGEF6 gene encoding rho guanine nucleotide exchange factor 6 isoform X6 has translation MTENGSHQLVVKARFNFKQTNEDELSVNKGDIIYVTRVEEGGWWEGTLNGKTGWFPSNYVREIKSTDKPLSPKALKGLESTQLTKNYYPVVLQNILETERDYAKELQSLLGTYLRPLQSYDKLSAVDIASLLGNVEEISAFQQTLNQALEDVAKLPENQQRVGGCFMNLMAQFRSLYLTYCANHPSAVSVLTQHSDELEKFMESQGAANPGILILTTSLSKPFLRLDKYVTLLQELERHMEEAHADHEDVLKAITSFKSLVSQCQELRKRKQLELQILSESIQRWEGEDIKTMGNIIYMSQVMVQSGGSEEKEERYFLLFSNVLLMLSASPRMSGFIYQGRLPLTGMTLTKLEDAEGNEHMFEIAGNMMERITVSCSTSQDLHEWLEHLQRLTKGTCNTVSKTQSWSAHSTFGSTGQIRGPLEPPKILKPWSLSCLRPAPPLRPSAALSYKEDSSKSPKTMKKFLPKRKTERKASDEEFVIRKSTAALEEDAQILKVIEAYCTGAGFQQALSSGSRKDSIPQVLLPEEEKIIIEETRSNGQTVTEEKSLVDTVYALKDEVKELKQENKRMKQCLEEELKSRKDLEKLVRRLLKQTDECSREETGRKSSLIA, from the exons ATGACCGAGAATGGCAGTCATCAGCTGGTGGTAAAGGCCAGGTTCAACTTTAAGCAGACCAATGAGGATGAACTCTCCGTTAACAAAGGAGACATTATTTATGTCACCCGGGTTGAGGAAGGGGGctggtgggaagggaccttgaatGGAAAAACAGGCTGGTTCCCAAGCAACTACGTCAGAGAAATCAAATCCACCG ataaACCACTCTCTCCCAAAGCATTAAAAGGACTTGAAAGCACTCAGCTGACAAAGAATTATTACCCTGTG GTGTTGCAAAATATTCTGGAAACAGAACGAGATTATGCGAAGGAACTACAGTCGCTTCTGGGAACTTACTTAAGACCCCTCCAGTCTTATGATAA GCTCAGTGCTGTGGACATCGCCTCACTGCTGGGAAATGTGGAGGAAatcagtgcatttcagcaaacCCTGAACCAAGCCTTGGAAGATGTTGCAAA GCTCCCTGAGAACCAGCAGCGTGTGGGAGGCTGCTTTATGAACCTGATGGCCCAGTTCCGCTCCCTGTACCTGACGTACTGCGCGAACCACCCTTCTGCTGTCAGTGTCCTCACACAGCACAG CGATGAGCTGGAGAAGTTCATGGAGAGCCAGGGTGCGGCCAACCCAGGCATTCTCATCTTAACCACAAGCCTCAGCAAACCCTTCCTGAGGCTGGACAAATACGTGACGcttctgcaggagctggagcgGCACATGGAG GAGGCGCATGCAGATCACGAAGACGTCCTGAAAGCCATCACATCCTTCAAGTCTCTTGTG TCGCAGTGCCAGGAGCTGAGGAAGAGGAAACAACTTGAGCTGCAGATCCTTTCCGAATCCATCCAGCgctgggaaggagaggacaTAAAAACAATGGGAAACATCATCTACATGTCCCAGGTCATGGTGCAGAGCGGGGGGAGCGAG GAGAAAGAAGAGCGatatttcttgctgttttcaaaTGTTCTGCTCATGCTGTCTGCAAGCCCGCGGATGAGCGGGTTCATCTATCAG GGAAGGCTGCCTTTAACGGGAATGACGCTGACAAAGCTGGAAGATGCTGAAGGGAACGAGCACATGTTTGAAATTGCAG GGAACATGATGGAGCGCATCACTGtgtcctgcagcaccagccagGACTTGCACGAGTGGCTTGAGCACTTGCAGAGGCTGACCAAAGGGACGTGCAACACCGTGTCCAAAACACAGTCCTGGAGCGCCCATTCG ACATTTGGCTCCACCGGACAGATCCGTGGCCCCCTGGAGCCTCCCAAAATCCTCAAACCCTGGAGCTTGAGCTGCCTCCGTCCCGCTCCTCCCCTCCGACCGTCGGCAGCGCTGAGTTACAAAGAG GACTCCAGCAAAAGTCCAAAAACCATGAAGAAGTTTCTTCCAAAAAGGAAAACGGAGAGAAAAGCATCAGACGAAGAGTTTGTCATCAGGAAAA GTACTGCTGCACTGGAGGAAGATGCTCAGATCCTAAAGGTGATCGAGGCGTACTGCACCGGGGCGGGCTTCCAGCAGGCACTCAGCTCAG GCTCCCGTAAGGACTCCAtcccccaagtccttcttccCGAAGAGGAGAAAATCATCATCGAGGAAACGAGGAGCAATGGTCAGACTGTCACGGAGGAGAA gaGCCTTGTTGACACAGTTTATGCACTGAAGGACGAAGTGAAGGAACTGAAACAG GAGAACAAAAGGATGAAGCAGTGTTtggaggaagagctgaagtCCCGGAAGGACCTGGAGAAGCTGGTGCGGCGGCTGCTGAAGCAGACAGATGagtgcagcagggaggagacGGGACGCAAGTCATCGCTGATTGCCTGA
- the ARHGEF6 gene encoding rho guanine nucleotide exchange factor 6 isoform X5 — MTENGSHQLVVKARFNFKQTNEDELSVNKGDIIYVTRVEEGGWWEGTLNGKTGWFPSNYVREIKSTDKPLSPKALKGLESTQLTKNYYPVVLQNILETERDYAKELQSLLGTYLRPLQSYDKLSAVDIASLLGNVEEISAFQQTLNQALEDVAKLPENQQRVGGCFMNLMAQFRSLYLTYCANHPSAVSVLTQHSDELEKFMESQGAANPGILILTTSLSKPFLRLDKYVTLLQELERHMEEAHADHEDVLKAITSFKSLVSQCQELRKRKQLELQILSESIQRWEGEDIKTMGNIIYMSQVMVQSGGSEEKEERYFLLFSNVLLMLSASPRMSGFIYQGRLPLTGMTLTKLEDAEGNEHMFEIAGNMMERITVSCSTSQDLHEWLEHLQRLTKGTCNTVSKTQSWSAHSTFGSTGQIRGPLEPPKILKPWSLSCLRPAPPLRPSAALSYKERMSYILKDSSKSPKTMKKFLPKRKTERKASDEEFVIRKSTAALEEDAQILKVIEAYCTGAGFQQALSSGSRKDSIPQVLLPEEEKIIIEETRSNGQTVTEEKSLVDTVYALKDEVKELKQENKRMKQCLEEELKSRKDLEKLVRRLLKQTDECSREETGRKSSLIA; from the exons ATGACCGAGAATGGCAGTCATCAGCTGGTGGTAAAGGCCAGGTTCAACTTTAAGCAGACCAATGAGGATGAACTCTCCGTTAACAAAGGAGACATTATTTATGTCACCCGGGTTGAGGAAGGGGGctggtgggaagggaccttgaatGGAAAAACAGGCTGGTTCCCAAGCAACTACGTCAGAGAAATCAAATCCACCG ataaACCACTCTCTCCCAAAGCATTAAAAGGACTTGAAAGCACTCAGCTGACAAAGAATTATTACCCTGTG GTGTTGCAAAATATTCTGGAAACAGAACGAGATTATGCGAAGGAACTACAGTCGCTTCTGGGAACTTACTTAAGACCCCTCCAGTCTTATGATAA GCTCAGTGCTGTGGACATCGCCTCACTGCTGGGAAATGTGGAGGAAatcagtgcatttcagcaaacCCTGAACCAAGCCTTGGAAGATGTTGCAAA GCTCCCTGAGAACCAGCAGCGTGTGGGAGGCTGCTTTATGAACCTGATGGCCCAGTTCCGCTCCCTGTACCTGACGTACTGCGCGAACCACCCTTCTGCTGTCAGTGTCCTCACACAGCACAG CGATGAGCTGGAGAAGTTCATGGAGAGCCAGGGTGCGGCCAACCCAGGCATTCTCATCTTAACCACAAGCCTCAGCAAACCCTTCCTGAGGCTGGACAAATACGTGACGcttctgcaggagctggagcgGCACATGGAG GAGGCGCATGCAGATCACGAAGACGTCCTGAAAGCCATCACATCCTTCAAGTCTCTTGTG TCGCAGTGCCAGGAGCTGAGGAAGAGGAAACAACTTGAGCTGCAGATCCTTTCCGAATCCATCCAGCgctgggaaggagaggacaTAAAAACAATGGGAAACATCATCTACATGTCCCAGGTCATGGTGCAGAGCGGGGGGAGCGAG GAGAAAGAAGAGCGatatttcttgctgttttcaaaTGTTCTGCTCATGCTGTCTGCAAGCCCGCGGATGAGCGGGTTCATCTATCAG GGAAGGCTGCCTTTAACGGGAATGACGCTGACAAAGCTGGAAGATGCTGAAGGGAACGAGCACATGTTTGAAATTGCAG GGAACATGATGGAGCGCATCACTGtgtcctgcagcaccagccagGACTTGCACGAGTGGCTTGAGCACTTGCAGAGGCTGACCAAAGGGACGTGCAACACCGTGTCCAAAACACAGTCCTGGAGCGCCCATTCG ACATTTGGCTCCACCGGACAGATCCGTGGCCCCCTGGAGCCTCCCAAAATCCTCAAACCCTGGAGCTTGAGCTGCCTCCGTCCCGCTCCTCCCCTCCGACCGTCGGCAGCGCTGAGTTACAAAGAG AGGATGTCTTATATCTTGAAG GACTCCAGCAAAAGTCCAAAAACCATGAAGAAGTTTCTTCCAAAAAGGAAAACGGAGAGAAAAGCATCAGACGAAGAGTTTGTCATCAGGAAAA GTACTGCTGCACTGGAGGAAGATGCTCAGATCCTAAAGGTGATCGAGGCGTACTGCACCGGGGCGGGCTTCCAGCAGGCACTCAGCTCAG GCTCCCGTAAGGACTCCAtcccccaagtccttcttccCGAAGAGGAGAAAATCATCATCGAGGAAACGAGGAGCAATGGTCAGACTGTCACGGAGGAGAA gaGCCTTGTTGACACAGTTTATGCACTGAAGGACGAAGTGAAGGAACTGAAACAG GAGAACAAAAGGATGAAGCAGTGTTtggaggaagagctgaagtCCCGGAAGGACCTGGAGAAGCTGGTGCGGCGGCTGCTGAAGCAGACAGATGagtgcagcagggaggagacGGGACGCAAGTCATCGCTGATTGCCTGA